The window CCGTCATCTCCGAGGGCGGACCACACGTCTCGATTCGAAAGCAGTCCGGCAACGTGCTGACGCCAATCGACCTCGTCCAGAGTGGGTCGGTCTCGACCGAACTCGTCACGCTGCTCTGGTTGTGCTACGAGCACCACCGGGTCGTCCTGTTCTCTGGGTCGACCGGCGTCGGAAAGACGACGCTGATGAACGCACACATGCCGTTCATCCCGTACGACCATCGGCCAATCAGCATCGACGAGGGGTCGCGAGAGGTCCACCTCCCACACGAGACTGGCATCTCGCTCACGACGCGCGACCACGAATCCGAGTTCAAGCGCGTCTCGATGGCCGACCTGATGACCGAAGCCAACTACCTGAACCCGGACGTGGAGGTCATCGCCGAAATCAACACGCCGGCGTCGTTCGCGACGTTCGCGGAGACGTTGAACACCGGCCACGGCGTCATCGGGACGACACACGCCGCAGACGTCGAGACGCTCGTCAACCGCGTCATCGAACAGGGTCTGCCCCCATACTTGCTCCGTGAACTCGACCTCGTCGTGTTTCCGCACAAGGTCGACGGCGAACGGTACGTCGCCGAAGTGGTCGAACTCGTCCCCGAGTCGGAGTACGACGAGACCTGGGGACGACGTGGCGTAGTCGAGAAAGACGGCCGCACCCTCCACTGGAACACCGTCGGTCGGCGGACACCCGAAGGGGCGTTCGACATCTCGTACGAACACCCACAGTTGGGTGACGACCACCGACGCGTCGGGATTCGTTTGTTCCACCGCATCGCCGAGGCCACCGACCGAGAGGTCGAGTCCGTCGAACGCGAGTTCCACCGCAAACACCGGTACGTCGAGTACCTCGTCCGTGAGAGCGTGACCGACGTCGACCAACTGTTCGGGTTCCTCTCCGACTTGCGGACAGACGAGGCGGCGACGGTCGAACGCGTCCGTCGTCGGATGGCCGAACGCGAGACCGCAGGAGAACCGTGACCGAGTTTGACACCCCAATCGACGACCGACGAGTCGACCACGTGCGTTCGCTCTCGGTCCTCGACAGAGCACTGTACGCGCTGTTCGCTCGGCACGTCGATTCGTCGCGGCACGACCGAGACCGCCGGCGCTACCGTGGCACCGACCTGCGGGTGAGTTTCGACTTGTATCTCGCACGCACGTACGGTCTCGCGTGGCTAACGGGGGCGTTCGTCGCCCTACCGACGGTACTCGTCGTTCTCGCAGTCCCCGACGGAACCATCGACGGTGCGTTGGACGTGCTTCGTACCGTCGTTCCACTCGTCGATAACGTCCCAGTTCCCGTCGTTCCACGCCTCCCCGTCGCGGTGCTGGTCGCACTCGGTGTGGTGACGGCGACACGGCACGCCGTGCTCGTCGCCGCCGGCCGCTATCTTGGCTGGCGGGCCACTGCTCGTCGGGAGAACATCGAACGGACACTCCCCGGTGCCGTTCGGTACCTCCACGTCCTCTCGTCGGGGAGCGACGGTCCACGCGAGATGCTCAGGCGCGTCGCCGAAACCGACGCCTACGGCGAGACGGCAGTCGCCTTCCGAGGCGTCCTCAACACGGCATCGTTGACAGGGAACGTGAACGAGGGACTCCGACGCGTCGCCCGCGACACGCCTTCAGAAGGGATGCTCTCGCCGTTTCTCCTGAAGTTCCGAGAGCACGCGGGGCAGGGGGAAGACGCCCTCCGAAACTACCTCCGCATGGAGAGTCGGATGCTCGGTCACCGACAGGACCGTGCCCGTGACCGCGCAGCGGGATTCCTCGAACTCCTCGCAGAACTGTTCATCGTCCTCCTCGTCCTTCCGTCACTCCTCGTCATCGTCCTCACGGTGATGAGTGTCATCGCACCCGGTCTCTCGACGCAGGTCGTCACACCGGTCGGCGAGACGACCATCCGGGGCGTCGTCGTCTACGCCAGTGCGGCGTTCATCGTGGGCGTGGGACTCGCCGCCAGTCTCTTGATTGCTGGCCTCCGGCCACCAGACCAGTCCATCGAGTACGAGCGACCACCGACGGCACTCGAAACGCTCGGTACGACACTCACGAACCC is drawn from Haloferax litoreum and contains these coding sequences:
- a CDS encoding type II secretion system F family protein; this translates as MTEFDTPIDDRRVDHVRSLSVLDRALYALFARHVDSSRHDRDRRRYRGTDLRVSFDLYLARTYGLAWLTGAFVALPTVLVVLAVPDGTIDGALDVLRTVVPLVDNVPVPVVPRLPVAVLVALGVVTATRHAVLVAAGRYLGWRATARRENIERTLPGAVRYLHVLSSGSDGPREMLRRVAETDAYGETAVAFRGVLNTASLTGNVNEGLRRVARDTPSEGMLSPFLLKFREHAGQGEDALRNYLRMESRMLGHRQDRARDRAAGFLELLAELFIVLLVLPSLLVIVLTVMSVIAPGLSTQVVTPVGETTIRGVVVYASAAFIVGVGLAASLLIAGLRPPDQSIEYERPPTALETLGTTLTNPASAAVVFVFPALVVAGIAGLAGTDVVGTALAGYVAYATPVGIVGVRRARIDDAKDRELKDFVHAVSGHVSLGRPFAAAVEHVGRDVDLGPLDADVADLALNLRLTAPSAGTDVNLRTAALERFVERVGTPMAEQTIGLVVGALDGGSDTGTVFDTLQTEIGRLYHEKRALRSGLLVYVAVGWTTALLVVGITVAVNVHVFDGFAQLSSLSTTGSFALDAGAVDLTRDRYRMYVVTQATMLASGWFAGTASRGRYEALLHSAALVTVCYLVYAGGGLI